From Arctopsyche grandis isolate Sample6627 chromosome 12, ASM5162203v2, whole genome shotgun sequence, one genomic window encodes:
- the LOC143919738 gene encoding protein AATF-like encodes MIRRQKSKKKELLSDKISSLFTVAPSADVEDDQVFGTKPKTVTKDELDSDSDYEETALSDFKKRNVALLSELSDKYAGEVASRDDLEESDEAEPTDDEGDANESDKVESDANESDKVESDADGSMEFQYEESDEDDDVDEEGSSDAGESEQGFDLSQLDEGEQDTFTHIKEANVSEENSKGNCVKNQLSIWENALEMRISMQKCLVAANKMPLSDTFKEFKKDDKFTTSVGRVKGNLTELLSKLVDLQTNLLEQYPETKNLYNKSKSPKKNVENHSDEDDEEIPSDSDSVSSEKEVPVPQKKSKKRKFTDFSKDLAERHVTYTKYRNSVIQKWHDKTRLTTAHQKNPQPTSSTLTQIEFLLGDMNKMIRRTQLKRSKYDIIGQNTEESTDEVAEGDQPPKDPEIVDEYCEEIFDDDDFYHQLLRELIEHKSADVSDPVQLSRQWITLQQLRSKMKRKIDTRATKGRRIRYAVHSKLVNFMAPQKCIDWTEEGKNELFASLFGKNYEEVAKSNGHSNDGGLTIMK; translated from the exons ATGATCCGAAGACAGAAATCCAAAAAGAAAGAACTCCTTTCGGATAAAATATCAAGCCTATTTACCGTAGCACCTTCGGCAGATGTGGAAGATGACCAGGTCTTCGGCACCAAACCAAAAACAGTCACCAAAGACGAACTTGACTCAGACTCGGATTATGAAGAGACCGCGCTCAGCGATTTCAAGAAACGAAACGTTGCATTATTATCAGAGTTGAGTGACAAATATGCTGGTGAAGTTGCATCTCGTGATGACTTGGAAGAATCCGACGAAGCCGAACCGACGGATGATGAAGGCGATGCTAATGAGTCGGACAAGGTCGAAAGTGATGCAAATGAATCCGACAAGGTCGAAAGCGATGCAGATGGATCTATGGAATTTCAGTATGAAGAGTCTGACGAAGACGATGACGTGGACGAGGAAGGTTCTAGTGACGCCGGAGAGTCGGAACAAGGGTTTGATTTGAGTCAACTCGATGAAGGTGAACAGGATACGTTCACTCATATCAAAGAAGCTAACGTGTCCGAAGAAAACAGCAAAGGAAATTGTGTTAAAAATCAATTGTCTATATGGGAGAATGCTTTAGAAATGAGGATAAGCATGCAAAAATGTTTAGTTGCCGCTAATAAGATGCCCCTATCGGATActttcaaagaattcaagaagGATGATAAATTCACTACCAGTGTTGGTAGAGTGAAGGGAAATTTAACTGAATTATTAtcaaa ATTGGTTGATTTACAAACTAATTTATTAGAACAATATCCGGAGACTAAAAATCTATACAACAAATCAAAATCCCCGAAGAAAAATGTAGAGAATCACAGTGATGAGGACGACGAAGAAATACCGAGTGATTCCGACTCCGTATCCAGCGAAAAAGAAGTCCCCGTACCtcaaaagaaatcaaagaagcGAAAATTCACCGACTTTTCAAAAGACTTGGCCGAACGTCACGTGACGTATACGAAATACAGAAACAGCGTCATACAGAAATGGCACGACAAAACCCGGCTCACAACAGCTCACCAGAAAAACCCACAACCGACGTCTTCAACCCTCACCCAGATTGAATTCTTACTCGGCGACATGAACAAGATGATCAGACGCACCCAACTGAAACGTTCCAAGTACGACATCATCGGCCAAAACACCGAAGAATCCACAGATGAAGTTGCCGAAGGCGACCAGCCTCCGAAAGATCCGGAGATCGTCGACGAATACTGCGAGGAGATATTCGACGACGATGATTTTTACCATCAGCTTCTGCGCGAGCTGATCGAGCACAAGTCTGCCGATGTGTCGGATCCCGTTCAGCTCAGCCGGCAGTGGATCACGCTGCAGCAGCTGCGGAGTAAGATGAAGCGTAAGATCGACACCAGGGCCACAAAGGGCAGACGGATACGGTACGCTGTCCATTCAAAGCTGGTTAATTTCATGGCTCCGCAGAAGTGTATCGATTGGACTGAGGAGGGCAAGAATGAATTGTTTGCTTCCTTGTTCGGAAAGAATTATGAAGAGGTCGCGAAAAGTAACGGACATTCGAACGATGGTGGTTTGACTATAATgaaataa
- the LOC143919844 gene encoding uncharacterized protein LOC143919844 — protein MPAPGVRGAAARKSAFRLRGKSARSVDGESTGSPSECGEFLHIGPALAGQGTIANTRKSLGPRAHSTLGNFVLKNASKLDHLNGHVVPLQALTEGTLQGGGQTLKDHKEKFIDRINLDRRGLSSIPPVVSESALRLLSLQNNLLSSLSGLSSADLTSLVFLDVYDNQIEKISFLDTLHSLRVLLMGKNRIRRIEGLSNATKLEVLDLHGNRITQANGLRGLNELKVLNLAGNQLRTVELLGLPELRELNLKRNRLRKLTGCDGVPKIQKMFLNNNDLQSIDDISSVALAVNLREITLDNNPISLGGDCISFLVSYLPNLVFLSQMQVTDQVRRAAMAWRHNNEVNNAAYMESGELADANSRREQVISNARTNWELLRSQSKCLTSTTTYNVDFTPDPNLGTNGGSRTKTLDAIKTNPRIQVIKSPMMNNNNTNQKQNVRPKTTQKLSAGTPTTDSSKSSNLPGNINTNGFGERRVNFSHRSTSQDTDVSHSTSTSSELFKLPPILVPIIDSLEHSKLNLGADSPTSTKKTLNRWESISSVDPVLNSSMSSLPTTTSESESEAPKKPICKRTLTATKKRASFAASKSVSIADTNSNTSKTPVKNRSISDNSENMSVISTGTNLNSVITNSSTSGSDRIGRKENASRAGSAKARNIKSATTIRRNLSRQIQNRAVTAKPKQTKTTTVDAGSAVTGQVEPVVKDREQGGDWLIEVKGGQASVWGAGALRRLEKAWPSANEVNTIHFHYVNFASICTVLPTIKNRFPNAVHFTFRACGLSCAGQLGALAALRGIVSLTLHREGNPLAAHSWQSYALYRLAHWGLRRVDHVQVTDEEIAIANEEYSGLSDVVLWSLPDSLLQPLLMRLQGDKDGTNKQLTEKESPKYAYERKDGNFVRRKDNVVVKKENENDAVAGAARCWLWNADSALRDVVAREALQWRRNVMSQEEVVLRHRGRTHLGKVLCNAAGAAVKLRLLRRHWPSILLHLLTMIMYDFSKLQVHVDEKIKDMMANLPPEIPLSRRNKET, from the exons ATGCCAGCTCCAGGAGTCCGGGGCGCCGCT GCTAGAAAATCGGCTTTTCGACTACGCGGAAAATCGGCCAGAAGCGTAGACGGAGAGTCGACCGGTTCACCGTCGGAATGTGGAGAGTTTTTACACATCGGCCCCGCATTAGCTGGTCAAGGCACTATTGCTAATACGCGGAAAAGCCTCGGCCCCAGAGCTCATAGTACGCTAGGCAATTTCGTATTGAAGAATGCATCGAAGTTAGACCACCTCAACGGTCACGTTGTGCCGTTGCAAGCTCTGACCGAAGGAACCTTACAAGGTGGTGGTCAGACGCTGAAGGATCATAAAGAGAAGTTCATCGATAGAATTAATCTGgatag gcGTGGTCTATCGTCAATTCCTCCAGTCGTCAGCGAATCTGCATTGAGACTTCTCAGTCTTCAGAACAACCTTCTGAGTAGTCTCTCCGGACTATCGTCGGCTGATTTAACCAGCCTTGTATTCCTTGATGTCTACGACAACCAAATTGAGAAGATATCTTTTTTAGATACGCTTCATAGTTTGCGCGTACTGCTCATGGGCaagaatag AATCCGTAGAATAGAAGGTTTGTCCAACGCGACCAAATTGGAAGTTCTCGATCTTCACGGTAATAGAATAACGCAAGCGAACGGATTGCGAGGTTTGAACGAATTGAAAGTCCTCAACTTGGCCGGAAACCAGCTGAGAACGGTGGAACTGCTCGGACTGCCAGAGCTGCGGGAGTTGAATCTGAAGAGGAATCGTTTGAGGAAGCTCACCGGCTGCGATGGTGTGCCGAAGATCCAGAAGATGTTTCTCAACAACAATGATTTGCAAAG TATTGACGATATATCGAGCGTGGCTTTGGCTGTTAATTTGAGAGAGATTACATTAGACAACAATCCTATATCGTTAGGTGGTGATTGTATATCTTTCCTAGTGTCCTACCTTCCGAATTTGGTCTTCTTGAGTCAGATGCAAGTGACCGATCAG GTCCGACGTGCTGCTATGGCGTGGAGACACAACAATGAGGTGAACAATGCTGCTTACATGGAATCCGGAGAACTAGCCGATGCAAATTCGCGCCGAGAGCAAGTCATATCGAACGCTCGTACCAATTGGGAACTTTTACG ATCTCAAAGTAAATGCTTGACCTCTACGACTACGTACAACGTTGACTTTACACCGGATCCAAATCTTGGAACGAATGGAGGTTCGAGAACAAAAACTTTGGATGCCATCAAAACGAACCCTCGCATACAAGTGATAAAATCGCCGATGATGAACAACAACAACACCAACCAGAAGCAAAACGTGAGACCAAAGACGACCCAAAAGCTGTCGGCGGGAACGCCCACCACCGACTCTTCGAAAAGCTCAAACCTACCCGGAAACATCAACACGAACGGATTCGGCGAGAGAAGGGTAAACTTTTCGCATCGGAGCACTTCACAAGACACCGACGTTAGTCACTCGACTTCGACGAGCAGCGAATTGTTCAAACTACCTCCGATTCTGGTGCCGATTATAGATTCGTTGGAGCATTCGAAGTTAAATCTAGGCGCCGACTCACCGACATCTACCAAGAAAACTTTGAACCGCTGGGAGAGCATTTCGAGCGTGGATCCCGTATTGAACTCTTCAATGAGCTCGCTTCCGACCACGACCAGCGAGAGCGAATCGGAAGCACCAAAGAAACCAATTTGCAAACGAACTCTGACCGCTACGAAGAAGAGAGCCTCGTTTGCTGCGAGTAAATCAGTCTCGATCGCCGATACAAATTCGAACACGTCAAAGACGCCCGTGAAGAACAGATCGATCTCGGATAACAGTGAGAATATGAGCGTCATATCTACCGGCACGAATTTGAATTCGGTCATTACCAATTCATCAACGTCGGGCAGTGATCGTATCGGCCGGAAGGAGAACGCTAGTAGAGCTGGTAGTGCCAAGGCTCGGAATATCAAGAGTGCCACGACTATACGCAGGAATCTGTCGAGGCAGATTCAAAACAGAGCCGTCACTGCAAAGCCGAAGCAGACGAAGACAACGACGGTAGATGCTGGTAGTGCCGTGACGGGGCAAGTTGAACCAGTCGTGAAAGATAGAGAGCAAG GTGGAGATTGGTTGATCGAGGTCAAAGGAGGGCAAGCCAGCGTCTGGGGAGCTGGAGCTCTACGACGATTGGAAAAAGCGTGGCCGTCGGCCAACGAAGTCAACACTATTCATTTTCACTATGTGAACTTTGCCAGCATATGTACAGTGCTGCCCACGATCAAAAACAG GTTTCCGAATGCCGTGCATTTTACTTTTCGAGCCTGTGGATTGTCTTGCGCCGGACAGCTGGGTGCTTTGGCCGCTCTGCGAGGAATCGTCTCCTTGACTTTGCATAGGGAGGGCAATCCTCTCGCAGCTCATTCCTGGCAATCATACGCTTTGTATCGGCTTGCTCATTGGGGTCTTCGGCGAGTTGATCACGTTcag GTTACTGATGAGGAGATAGCGATCGCTAATGAGGAGTATTCCGGATTGAGCGACGTCGTTTTGTGGTCGCTTCCGGACAGTTTGCTCCAGCCGTTGTTGATGCGTTTGCAAGGAGATAAAGATGGAACTAATAAGCAGCTGACTGAGAAAGAGTCTCCCAAGTATGCCTATGAAAGAAAGGATGGAAATTTCGTCAGAAGGAAGGATAATGTGGTTGTTAAGAAGGAAAATGAGAACGATGCCGTTGCCGGTGCTGCTAGATGTTGGCTTTGGAATGCTGATTCTGCACTCAGGGATGTGGTCGCCAGAGAGGCGCTTCAATGGCGTCGTAATGTAATGTCACAG GAGGAAGTTGTTCTGCGTCATCGTGGTCGCACTCATCTCGGTAAGGTATTGTGCAACGCGGCCGGAGCCGCAGTCAAGTTGCGTCTGCTAAGACGGCattggcccagcatcctgctgcatcTCCTCACGATGATCATGTACGACTTTTCGAAGTTGCAAGTGCACGTCGATGAAAAAATCAAGGATATGATGGCGAATCTTCCGCCGGAGATACCGTTGAGCAGACGAAACAAGGAAACGTAG